A stretch of Desulfotalea psychrophila LSv54 DNA encodes these proteins:
- a CDS encoding iron-sulfur cluster assembly scaffold protein: MELSGIFVAVGVVLLVVVCWFGFYYLANSPMLSPEATAKVVGNCGDTMEMSLRIRDDRVEKTRYSSDGCSISQQCIEAAAMLAQGKTIEEVRKINMMHVIDIVGDLPDSHLHCAQLAETTLQHAIGDYVQKQRRMS, from the coding sequence ATGGAACTTTCTGGGATCTTTGTGGCTGTCGGAGTGGTACTGCTTGTTGTTGTCTGTTGGTTTGGCTTTTATTATTTGGCCAATTCGCCCATGCTCAGCCCTGAGGCAACGGCCAAGGTTGTGGGGAATTGTGGCGATACCATGGAGATGAGCCTGCGCATCAGAGATGACCGGGTTGAAAAAACTCGTTATTCATCCGATGGTTGCTCCATTAGTCAGCAGTGTATTGAGGCAGCGGCGATGCTTGCTCAGGGGAAGACTATAGAAGAGGTGCGAAAAATTAACATGATGCATGTGATTGATATTGTAGGAGATCTACCCGATAGTCATCTGCACTGTGCTCAATTGGCTGAAACCACCCTGCAGCATGCCATAGGCGATTATGTGCAGAAGCAGAGAAGGATGTCCTGA
- a CDS encoding MBL fold metallo-hydrolase, whose amino-acid sequence MKITVLMDNNTLIDKYFLAEPAVSYLIEESGVKILFDLGYSDAFIQNGQKMGEDLLDINYIVISHGHNDHTRGLQPLLEHLLDQPEQGFLSPKIIAHPTVFEHKEYEGESIGADIDMAAVKTACQLNLQKNPFWITPSLVFLGEIERNNDFENKSPLGKHGDDRADDYLMDDSALVYKSKDGLVIITGCSHSGICNIIEYGKKICGEERIVDIIGGFHLLQPDERQDQGTRDYFQRAKIAQMHPCHCTSLQYKIILSHYSNIGEIGVSKVLEYN is encoded by the coding sequence TTGAAAATCACCGTACTCATGGATAACAATACACTTATTGATAAATACTTTTTAGCAGAGCCAGCGGTTTCCTATCTCATTGAGGAGTCAGGAGTAAAAATACTTTTTGACCTTGGCTACTCGGATGCCTTTATCCAAAATGGGCAAAAAATGGGAGAGGATCTCCTTGATATCAACTATATTGTTATCTCCCACGGCCATAACGACCATACAAGAGGCCTACAGCCGTTACTGGAGCATCTCCTGGACCAACCAGAGCAAGGCTTCCTCTCACCTAAAATCATTGCCCATCCAACTGTATTTGAACATAAGGAGTATGAAGGTGAATCAATAGGAGCAGATATTGATATGGCTGCGGTAAAAACTGCCTGCCAGCTCAACCTGCAGAAGAACCCCTTTTGGATCACTCCATCTCTGGTCTTCCTGGGAGAAATTGAAAGAAATAATGATTTTGAAAACAAAAGTCCGCTGGGAAAACACGGGGATGACAGAGCAGATGACTACCTTATGGATGACTCAGCACTCGTCTATAAGTCAAAGGATGGACTGGTTATTATTACCGGCTGCTCCCATTCAGGTATATGTAATATTATTGAATATGGCAAAAAGATCTGTGGTGAGGAGAGAATAGTGGATATCATTGGTGGCTTTCACCTCCTACAGCCAGATGAAAGACAGGACCAGGGAACACGAGATTATTTTCAACGGGCCAAAATTGCTCAGATGCATCCCTGCCACTGCACATCCCTGCAGTACAAGATCATCCTCTCCCACTATTCCAATATTGGCGAAATTGGCGTGTCCAAGGTCTTGGAGTATAACTAA
- a CDS encoding FeoA family protein: protein MPISIKLTNIKRGKTYKVPGFNQSLSDYTCQETDFAQSTSDYAAKLYKMGFIEGTPIELASVNISDPIVIQIRGSRVALRKNEAQQILVTE, encoded by the coding sequence ATGCCTATTAGTATAAAACTGACCAATATTAAAAGAGGAAAAACCTACAAGGTGCCTGGTTTTAACCAAAGCCTATCAGACTACACTTGCCAGGAAACCGACTTTGCCCAAAGTACATCAGACTACGCCGCCAAGCTCTACAAAATGGGCTTTATTGAAGGCACACCAATAGAACTTGCCTCAGTCAATATTTCAGATCCCATCGTTATCCAAATACGTGGAAGTCGTGTTGCTCTAAGGAAAAATGAGGCCCAACAAATTTTAGTAACGGAGTGA
- a CDS encoding sigma-54-dependent transcriptional regulator: MNEQEYSILVIDDERSIRRLLEKELRSPERKILLAECGKEALELASQNQIDVIIMDLRLPDVEGLDLLVQMKEQISHAQIIMISGHGDVDTAVKAMKFGICDFIQKPFDLDKLDLLIKKAHLRTQLSRAAQEKMVKLAGKTPVQFIGDSPAIQEIRFLVDKVAPAQISVLLTGESGVGKDVIAQLIHQKSTRADREIVIKNCATIQKELSRSELFGYAKGAFTGADSAHDGLLAHADKGTLFLDEIGELPLAVQASLLRVLETQRYRGVGEKLEHQVDVRFIFATNRDLLESEGEERFNEAFRNRINAFQIHVPPLRERKEDLPLLVDFFLTRLTQKGRHYIIDDSAMSTILAHNWPGNVRELRNVIERATILAENDLITIRCLPTELLGDAKEVPNLSLESIEREHILKILNFHQGNRQKTSEMLGISRKTLYRKLAKFNIE, from the coding sequence ATGAATGAACAAGAATACTCCATCCTCGTCATCGATGATGAGAGAAGCATCCGCAGACTCCTCGAGAAGGAACTCCGTTCCCCTGAACGCAAGATCCTCCTCGCCGAATGTGGCAAGGAAGCTCTCGAACTGGCAAGTCAAAATCAGATTGATGTTATCATTATGGACCTACGTCTTCCCGATGTTGAGGGGCTCGACCTTCTAGTCCAAATGAAAGAACAGATTAGCCATGCCCAGATAATCATGATTTCCGGCCACGGAGATGTCGATACAGCCGTCAAGGCCATGAAATTCGGCATCTGCGATTTCATCCAAAAGCCCTTTGATCTCGACAAGCTTGACCTCCTGATAAAAAAAGCTCATCTGCGAACCCAATTATCACGGGCTGCCCAGGAGAAGATGGTTAAATTGGCAGGGAAAACCCCTGTACAGTTTATTGGCGATTCTCCGGCTATTCAGGAAATCCGTTTTCTGGTAGACAAGGTCGCCCCGGCCCAAATATCTGTCCTCCTTACCGGAGAATCCGGGGTGGGAAAAGACGTTATTGCCCAGCTTATTCATCAAAAATCCACTAGGGCAGACAGAGAGATAGTGATAAAAAATTGTGCAACGATACAGAAGGAACTCTCCCGCAGTGAACTCTTCGGCTATGCAAAGGGGGCCTTTACCGGTGCCGATTCTGCCCACGATGGCCTCTTGGCCCATGCCGATAAAGGCACCCTCTTCCTCGATGAGATTGGCGAACTTCCTCTGGCCGTTCAGGCCTCCCTGCTTCGAGTGCTTGAAACTCAACGCTATCGCGGGGTAGGAGAAAAGCTAGAACATCAAGTAGATGTTCGTTTTATCTTTGCCACTAACCGAGACCTACTAGAGAGCGAAGGAGAAGAACGATTTAACGAGGCCTTTCGCAATAGAATCAATGCCTTTCAAATCCATGTCCCCCCCCTTCGCGAACGCAAAGAGGACCTGCCTCTGCTCGTTGATTTTTTTCTTACCCGTCTCACCCAGAAGGGCCGCCACTATATTATTGATGATAGCGCCATGAGCACCATCCTTGCCCACAACTGGCCAGGCAATGTCCGTGAGTTACGAAATGTTATAGAGCGCGCCACCATCCTGGCAGAAAACGACCTAATCACCATTCGTTGCCTGCCAACCGAGCTCCTCGGTGACGCAAAAGAGGTGCCAAATTTATCCCTTGAATCCATCGAACGGGAACACATCCTCAAAATTCTCAACTTCCACCAGGGAAATCGGCAGAAGACCTCAGAGATGCTCGGCATCAGCAGAAAGACACTCTATAGAAAATTGGCAAAATTTAATATCGAATAG
- a CDS encoding cold-shock protein yields MAEGTVKWFNDAKGFGFIEQEGGDDLFVHYSSISGEGFKTLQEGTRVSFDIEQGPKGPAAANVVVL; encoded by the coding sequence ATGGCTGAAGGAACAGTTAAATGGTTTAACGACGCGAAAGGTTTTGGTTTTATCGAGCAAGAAGGTGGCGATGATCTCTTCGTACACTACAGTAGCATCAGTGGAGAAGGTTTCAAAACCCTTCAAGAGGGTACCCGCGTGTCTTTCGATATCGAGCAAGGCCCTAAGGGCCCGGCAGCAGCCAACGTTGTTGTTCTTTAA
- a CDS encoding aromatic amino acid transport family protein, translated as MKNSKVLGSTLIIAGTSIGAGMLALPLASAGLGCFTSFIILLVMWLLMSYTALLMLEVHQHAAKDATLHTLASQFLGRRGDMVATVSMLFLFYALCAAYIAGGGAQFNVKLTDWFHLAVPQEVGTILFTVIVATVVTFGTGSVDMVNRLLFSAKIVVLAIMLFFLTPSINPANLVTMPIHQGLILSALPVIFTSFGFHGSIPAVVRYLDLDMKALRRVLIIGSALPLLIYILWLLTTLGVLSQGVLLQNQNLAAFVKTLSGSIESSQIGRAVSIFADLALVTSFLGVSLGLFEFLGDSLGKGRGGLFIALITFLPPLGFALFYPQGFITALGYAAIALAVLAVLLPVAMVKVARKRYTGSGFYRAPGGGGALVLTGLLGLVIIVSQVLISFGIVPAIG; from the coding sequence ATGAAGAATTCAAAAGTACTGGGCAGTACCCTGATTATTGCAGGAACAAGTATCGGTGCGGGGATGTTAGCACTTCCCCTGGCTTCGGCAGGGCTTGGTTGTTTTACCTCTTTTATTATCTTATTGGTTATGTGGCTGCTTATGTCATATACGGCATTATTGATGTTAGAGGTGCATCAGCATGCCGCTAAGGACGCAACTCTTCACACTCTTGCCAGTCAATTTTTGGGCAGGCGGGGAGATATGGTGGCAACTGTTTCCATGCTTTTTTTGTTTTATGCCCTCTGTGCAGCCTATATTGCCGGCGGTGGGGCACAGTTTAACGTAAAATTAACTGATTGGTTTCATTTGGCTGTGCCACAGGAAGTGGGAACTATTCTCTTTACTGTCATTGTTGCAACTGTTGTTACCTTCGGTACCGGTTCTGTTGATATGGTTAACCGCCTACTCTTTTCGGCAAAGATTGTGGTGTTGGCGATTATGCTTTTCTTTCTTACCCCCAGTATAAATCCTGCTAATCTGGTGACCATGCCAATTCATCAGGGACTTATTCTCTCGGCATTGCCTGTTATATTTACCTCCTTTGGTTTTCATGGCAGTATTCCTGCCGTTGTTCGTTATCTTGATTTGGATATGAAGGCACTGCGCAGAGTACTTATTATCGGTTCAGCACTTCCTTTGCTGATCTATATTCTCTGGCTTTTGACAACCCTTGGTGTCTTGAGCCAGGGAGTACTTTTGCAAAATCAAAACCTGGCCGCCTTTGTTAAGACCCTTTCGGGTTCAATAGAGAGTAGCCAGATTGGCCGGGCTGTTTCCATTTTTGCTGATCTTGCCCTGGTAACATCTTTTCTTGGCGTAAGCCTAGGTCTCTTTGAATTTCTGGGTGATAGCCTGGGTAAGGGGAGGGGAGGTCTGTTTATTGCTTTGATTACCTTTTTGCCACCTCTGGGTTTTGCTCTTTTTTATCCACAGGGATTTATTACAGCCCTGGGTTATGCTGCTATCGCCCTTGCTGTTCTTGCTGTTTTACTTCCAGTTGCTATGGTAAAGGTGGCACGTAAGAGATACACTGGATCGGGCTTTTATCGCGCACCCGGTGGTGGTGGCGCTTTGGTGCTGACTGGTCTACTGGGCCTTGTTATTATTGTCTCTCAAGTATTAATTAGTTTTGGCATAGTTCCCGCTATTGGTTAA
- the feoB gene encoding ferrous iron transport protein B, with the protein MHKIERIAIAGVPNCGKTTIFNRLTGSRQKVGNWPGVTVEKKEGTFPLQGSTIELIDLPGTYNLTPDSEDQKVAERVIREAEYDIILNVVDATNLSRNLYLTMDLKERTNQIIILLNMLDMAESEGLQIDIDQLSKDIGLPVIPVIGIDKTSVANALKQIEKYANELPSHHSHASRQDIFSTVEKYNFIDKIYGRIVREKKDRNENLTNRVDNIVMNRFAAVPVFLISMFITFWFAIGLGSVFIDFFDIIGGLLFIDIPNKLLSAIGSPEWVTVILATGLGAGFQTVATFIPVVFFMFLALAILEDLGYMARVGVMADRFMRKIGLPGSAFIPMVVGFGCTVPAIMATRTLTNKKDRFMTIFMAPFMSCGARLPVYALFCAALFGAYSGFAVFMIYISGLIMAVVTGYFLKNTLFKGATSHFVIDLPLYHTPRPGSVLKSAWLRMMNFIRRAGKIVVLAVFFLSILNSIGIKNGQISFGNEDSQHSVLAHSGRAISPIFVPMGITKENWPASVALFTGLFAKEAIVGTINSLYATMDETNTQAVNPMSEDTEGSLQIGATVGEAFTSISDGFTGIISSFDILGIGLISEDNETISEEIGANVSVYNNIAARFTVYSAFAYLLFVLMYFPCLAVIGAAKQEMGGFYAGVMATYSTMLAWSVATLFYQITEGHSIVYIAVSLLVLCSIYGGLYLLGQQERSSKNIIFNPPIASSN; encoded by the coding sequence ATGCACAAGATTGAACGAATTGCAATTGCCGGGGTCCCCAACTGTGGTAAAACTACCATCTTTAATCGCCTTACCGGCTCTCGACAAAAAGTTGGCAACTGGCCAGGCGTGACCGTAGAAAAGAAAGAGGGCACATTTCCCCTGCAGGGAAGCACGATAGAGTTAATTGATCTTCCAGGAACCTACAATTTAACCCCAGACTCGGAGGATCAAAAAGTTGCTGAACGGGTAATTCGTGAGGCAGAGTATGACATAATTCTCAATGTGGTGGATGCAACAAACCTTTCCCGCAACCTCTACCTTACCATGGATCTCAAGGAGAGAACAAACCAGATTATCATCCTCTTAAATATGCTTGATATGGCGGAAAGCGAAGGGCTACAGATAGATATAGACCAGCTGAGTAAAGATATTGGTCTTCCTGTTATTCCTGTCATAGGTATTGATAAGACCTCTGTAGCAAATGCCCTGAAACAAATTGAAAAATATGCAAACGAATTACCAAGCCATCATTCTCATGCCTCCCGGCAAGATATCTTCTCTACAGTTGAAAAATATAACTTTATCGATAAAATTTATGGTCGCATAGTCAGAGAAAAAAAAGATCGAAATGAAAATCTCACCAACCGGGTCGATAATATTGTCATGAATCGCTTTGCGGCTGTTCCTGTATTTTTAATATCAATGTTTATCACCTTTTGGTTTGCCATTGGGCTGGGGTCCGTATTCATTGATTTCTTTGATATCATAGGCGGACTGCTCTTTATTGATATTCCCAATAAATTACTCTCAGCAATTGGTAGTCCGGAGTGGGTCACCGTCATCCTGGCAACAGGGCTTGGAGCTGGCTTTCAGACCGTCGCCACCTTTATTCCCGTTGTCTTCTTTATGTTCCTTGCCCTCGCCATCCTGGAAGACCTTGGCTATATGGCCCGGGTCGGGGTAATGGCAGATCGTTTTATGAGAAAAATAGGACTGCCAGGCTCCGCCTTTATTCCCATGGTCGTGGGCTTTGGTTGCACCGTACCGGCTATTATGGCAACGAGAACCCTAACCAATAAGAAAGATCGGTTTATGACAATCTTCATGGCCCCATTTATGTCGTGTGGTGCCCGTCTGCCTGTCTACGCCCTCTTCTGTGCTGCTCTCTTCGGAGCCTACTCAGGGTTTGCCGTATTTATGATCTATATTTCCGGACTGATCATGGCTGTGGTCACTGGCTACTTTCTCAAAAACACCCTGTTCAAGGGGGCAACGTCCCATTTTGTTATAGACCTTCCCCTCTACCATACCCCTCGCCCAGGGTCTGTGCTGAAGAGTGCCTGGCTGAGAATGATGAACTTTATCAGAAGGGCAGGCAAAATTGTCGTTCTGGCTGTTTTTTTCCTCAGCATACTCAACTCCATCGGCATCAAAAATGGCCAGATCTCCTTTGGTAACGAAGACTCACAACACTCTGTACTGGCCCACAGCGGTAGAGCAATCTCACCCATTTTCGTTCCCATGGGAATCACAAAAGAAAATTGGCCGGCATCGGTGGCCCTCTTCACCGGTCTCTTTGCCAAGGAGGCCATTGTCGGCACCATCAACTCCCTCTACGCCACCATGGATGAGACAAATACTCAAGCTGTCAATCCAATGAGCGAAGATACCGAAGGAAGTCTACAGATAGGCGCAACCGTAGGCGAGGCATTCACCTCCATCAGCGATGGTTTTACTGGAATTATCAGCTCCTTTGATATACTGGGTATTGGTCTTATCTCAGAGGATAACGAGACCATCTCCGAGGAGATTGGTGCTAATGTGAGTGTCTACAACAACATAGCAGCCCGCTTTACCGTTTATTCTGCATTTGCCTACCTACTCTTTGTCCTTATGTATTTTCCCTGTCTTGCCGTTATAGGTGCTGCCAAACAGGAGATGGGTGGATTTTATGCAGGAGTTATGGCCACCTATTCAACCATGCTGGCATGGTCGGTGGCAACCCTCTTCTATCAGATTACCGAGGGCCATAGTATCGTATATATAGCGGTCTCGCTTCTTGTCCTCTGCTCTATCTATGGTGGCCTCTACCTCCTGGGCCAGCAGGAGAGAAGCAGTAAAAACATAATTTTCAACCCACCCATTGCCAGCAGTAATTAA
- a CDS encoding methyl-accepting chemotaxis protein encodes MKDFSIKQKLVFAFAATSLISIIILSSFLIYNIKNNAVNSFVSATNRELEQIDNGFKFFIEGVATSIRAISSNNLVRNLDVRLPNYTETTVKKQVNLNVLDPRAVAIHELFRQSEQADGAYLEAFMGTQYGGFASSSLGVPAAFDPRQRGWYREALAKNEVCVTPAYMSVITQKAVFSLAGPIKNMSGQTVGAVGIDVSLSVMTDLIHQMKIGKTGFVVLLQGDGVVLANPQHPEQNFKAIRDLNLPGYREIFTMSNGSMELEESGETFLATVYTSPQLGYKFVGMIAKSEVMAESKGLTNILIAISLFLVGLFVVLGFFLAGSIIKPISYTAAMLKDIAQGEGDLTMRLQIKNKDEMGELAHWFNAFVEHLQKIIGQIKENSDGVNVAAEGLTGISVELTGSAKDTTLRSSNVASAAEEMNINLNNVAAAMEQSATNTAMVASAAEQMTATINEIAQNAESARAISDSAVQQSTQASTRMEELNASAVAIGKVTETITEISEQTNLLALNATIEAARAGEAGKGFAVVANEIKELAKQTAAATLNIKLQIEDVQNTTSVTAVEIGDVSRVIEKVNETVGAIATAVEEQSAATREIADNIFQASEGIEAVNVNVSQSSAGSGEITENITLVNSDAEGIAGLSVNVAGSAQQLEEMAHELNEIVGKFKI; translated from the coding sequence ATGAAAGATTTTTCAATTAAACAGAAGTTGGTTTTTGCCTTTGCCGCAACATCTCTTATTTCGATTATTATATTATCTTCTTTTTTAATCTACAACATTAAAAATAATGCCGTAAATTCATTTGTCTCTGCGACTAATCGTGAGCTTGAACAGATAGATAATGGGTTTAAATTTTTTATAGAGGGCGTTGCCACAAGTATAAGGGCAATAAGTAGTAATAATCTTGTGCGTAATCTCGATGTAAGGTTACCAAATTATACAGAAACCACGGTAAAAAAGCAGGTTAATCTTAATGTGCTGGACCCAAGAGCTGTGGCAATACATGAGCTCTTTAGGCAGTCGGAGCAGGCTGATGGGGCCTATCTTGAGGCTTTTATGGGGACCCAGTATGGTGGCTTTGCCTCTTCTTCGCTCGGTGTTCCTGCTGCTTTTGATCCCAGGCAGAGGGGGTGGTATCGTGAAGCCCTTGCCAAAAATGAGGTCTGTGTGACGCCAGCATATATGTCTGTTATAACTCAAAAAGCTGTTTTTAGTCTGGCTGGGCCGATTAAAAATATGTCTGGGCAAACCGTAGGAGCTGTAGGGATTGATGTCTCCCTCTCTGTTATGACAGATCTTATACACCAGATGAAAATAGGAAAAACTGGTTTTGTTGTTCTGCTTCAGGGTGATGGAGTTGTTCTTGCCAATCCTCAACATCCAGAACAGAATTTTAAAGCGATTCGGGATCTTAATTTGCCCGGTTACAGGGAAATATTTACCATGAGCAACGGCTCTATGGAGCTTGAAGAGAGTGGAGAGACATTTTTGGCAACGGTCTATACATCTCCTCAGCTTGGATATAAGTTTGTGGGAATGATTGCTAAATCTGAGGTGATGGCGGAGTCTAAGGGCCTTACAAATATTCTCATTGCTATCTCCCTGTTTTTGGTTGGTCTCTTTGTTGTGTTGGGGTTTTTCCTGGCAGGATCAATTATTAAACCAATCTCTTATACCGCAGCTATGTTGAAAGATATTGCTCAGGGTGAGGGTGATTTAACCATGCGCCTGCAAATTAAGAACAAGGATGAGATGGGGGAACTTGCCCACTGGTTCAATGCATTTGTGGAGCACCTGCAAAAAATTATAGGTCAAATTAAAGAGAACAGTGATGGTGTAAATGTCGCGGCAGAAGGTTTGACGGGCATATCAGTAGAACTCACAGGGAGCGCTAAAGACACCACTCTGCGTTCTAGTAATGTTGCCTCTGCCGCTGAAGAGATGAACATTAATCTCAACAATGTGGCGGCAGCCATGGAGCAATCGGCAACTAATACAGCCATGGTTGCTTCCGCTGCCGAACAGATGACTGCCACCATTAATGAAATTGCCCAGAATGCAGAAAGCGCCAGGGCTATATCAGATAGTGCCGTTCAACAGTCAACTCAGGCCTCCACCAGAATGGAGGAGCTTAACGCTTCAGCCGTTGCTATTGGTAAGGTAACAGAAACTATCACCGAGATTTCTGAACAGACGAATCTTCTTGCCCTGAATGCAACTATTGAGGCTGCCCGAGCGGGTGAAGCGGGCAAGGGCTTTGCCGTGGTTGCCAATGAGATTAAGGAGTTGGCCAAGCAAACTGCCGCTGCAACCCTCAATATCAAGCTACAGATTGAGGATGTGCAGAACACGACCTCGGTCACGGCAGTGGAGATTGGTGATGTCTCCAGGGTCATCGAGAAGGTCAATGAAACTGTTGGTGCTATTGCCACGGCTGTGGAAGAGCAGTCGGCGGCAACCAGAGAAATTGCCGATAATATCTTCCAGGCATCTGAAGGTATTGAGGCTGTTAATGTGAATGTGAGTCAAAGCTCTGCTGGTTCAGGTGAGATTACAGAAAATATCACCCTGGTGAATAGCGATGCAGAGGGTATTGCCGGGCTGAGTGTCAACGTTGCCGGTAGTGCTCAACAACTCGAAGAGATGGCCCATGAGTTAAATGAAATTGTTGGCAAATTTAAAATATAA
- a CDS encoding iron-containing alcohol dehydrogenase: protein MYITKFAIPEIIFGRGSLKHTGKCALRLGAKKVFLVSDSGIEKAGWVAKLISILEAEGVDSVYYSHVSPNPRDFEVEEGAKIYQEEGADVIIALGGGSAIDTAKGIAIIASNGGRIRDYEGANRVNLPLPPMILITTTAGSGSEISQFCIITDMARKVKMSIITRTIVANLAIIDPSLLTTKSTQLIIHSAVDAFAHAVEAYLSKIASPFTETHSLQAIALIYEYLPKAIITGSLDDLEQLSIASVSASMAFSNASLGAEHALAHTLGGYFDIAHGAIHPILLPAVMRFHLKCSTKKLAKIARTISVRQAATEYDTALAGIMELEHFFSKMPVATKLSEIITYTEEDRLKKICKVAIEDACILTNPRPVSWEDLFSICQEVW from the coding sequence ATGTACATTACCAAGTTTGCAATTCCAGAGATTATTTTTGGCCGGGGAAGCCTAAAACATACGGGCAAATGTGCCCTACGCCTCGGGGCAAAAAAGGTCTTTCTTGTCAGCGACTCCGGCATTGAAAAGGCCGGCTGGGTGGCCAAACTGATCAGCATACTCGAAGCAGAAGGCGTTGATTCGGTGTATTACTCACATGTTTCACCCAACCCAAGAGATTTCGAAGTAGAAGAGGGGGCAAAGATTTACCAGGAAGAAGGTGCCGATGTGATTATTGCTCTCGGAGGAGGGAGCGCCATCGACACGGCCAAAGGAATCGCCATCATCGCCAGTAATGGTGGCAGAATACGAGATTATGAAGGTGCTAACCGGGTCAACCTTCCCCTGCCGCCAATGATTCTGATCACCACCACGGCAGGAAGTGGCTCTGAAATTTCTCAATTCTGCATCATCACCGATATGGCCAGAAAGGTGAAAATGTCAATCATCACCCGTACCATAGTGGCCAACCTCGCTATTATAGATCCCTCCCTGCTGACAACCAAGAGCACCCAACTCATTATTCACTCAGCAGTTGATGCCTTTGCCCATGCAGTTGAAGCCTATCTCTCTAAAATTGCATCCCCTTTTACTGAAACTCATTCACTCCAGGCCATCGCTCTCATTTACGAATACCTACCCAAAGCCATCATTACCGGCTCACTCGATGATCTGGAACAACTCAGTATCGCTTCGGTTTCTGCATCTATGGCCTTTAGCAATGCAAGCCTTGGCGCGGAACATGCCCTTGCCCATACTCTGGGCGGCTATTTCGATATTGCCCATGGGGCAATACACCCCATACTTCTTCCCGCTGTCATGCGCTTTCACCTCAAATGTAGCACAAAGAAATTGGCCAAAATTGCCCGTACTATTTCAGTGAGACAGGCGGCAACAGAATACGACACTGCCCTTGCCGGCATCATGGAGCTCGAACATTTTTTTTCAAAAATGCCCGTTGCCACAAAACTCTCAGAAATAATTACCTATACAGAAGAAGATCGTCTGAAAAAAATCTGTAAGGTTGCAATAGAAGATGCCTGCATTCTTACCAACCCACGCCCAGTCTCTTGGGAAGATCTCTTCTCAATATGCCAGGAGGTATGGTAA
- a CDS encoding two-component system sensor histidine kinase NtrB produces MISLNNAKPAPTLDDLIGIGHCKIGFYKALQHKVEELEQANQELLINRKKMQLILDGITDLMLVLSEDYIIQQTNHVAAEWYPDTDVIGSPCYQILRKRTTPCPECPVQLAITEQRIVKDLCSFTIDSHLKYYEMIASPMPKDSNGLRRVLLFKRDVTLEKRYQVKYAQSEKMATVGTLAAGIAHEINNPLTSISGFAQGLQRRVNKLVGRVEDELVADFDEYTETIITECLRCRDIVKTLLTFSRPLESTRSIVRLNQCVGDILFILQHHLKDQQNISVKTTLDPNLPVILGDESQLKQVIINLVINAFDAMKDGGEIEIITRKGMDNTVKLIFKDTGSGIAEEILEKIFDPFFTTKQVGQGTGIGLSTCYGIVSNHQGTITALNNQEKGASFTVLLPEAIL; encoded by the coding sequence ATGATAAGTTTAAATAACGCAAAACCTGCCCCTACCCTTGATGATCTCATCGGCATTGGCCACTGCAAGATCGGCTTTTACAAGGCATTACAACACAAGGTTGAAGAGCTCGAACAGGCCAACCAGGAATTACTGATAAACCGCAAGAAGATGCAACTGATTCTAGATGGGATCACCGACCTGATGCTCGTACTTTCCGAGGACTATATCATCCAACAGACAAACCATGTCGCGGCTGAATGGTATCCAGACACCGATGTAATAGGCAGCCCCTGCTATCAGATCCTGCGAAAAAGGACAACTCCCTGTCCGGAATGTCCCGTCCAGTTAGCAATTACCGAGCAACGGATAGTCAAGGATCTCTGCTCTTTCACCATTGACTCCCATCTTAAGTACTATGAGATGATAGCATCGCCCATGCCCAAGGATAGCAATGGATTGCGTCGCGTTCTTCTCTTTAAAAGAGATGTGACTCTGGAAAAAAGATATCAGGTTAAATATGCCCAGTCAGAAAAGATGGCCACCGTCGGCACCCTGGCTGCGGGAATTGCCCATGAAATCAATAACCCTCTCACCTCTATCAGTGGCTTTGCCCAAGGTCTGCAACGCCGGGTAAACAAACTTGTCGGGCGGGTAGAGGATGAACTTGTGGCAGACTTTGATGAATACACAGAAACCATCATTACCGAATGCCTGCGTTGTCGAGATATTGTCAAAACCCTGCTCACCTTTAGCAGACCCCTTGAATCTACCCGGAGCATAGTCCGCCTCAACCAGTGCGTTGGTGATATTCTCTTTATCCTGCAACATCACCTGAAGGATCAGCAGAATATATCGGTAAAAACCACACTTGACCCCAACTTACCGGTAATTCTTGGTGATGAATCCCAACTAAAACAGGTGATTATCAACCTGGTAATTAATGCCTTTGACGCCATGAAGGATGGTGGTGAAATAGAGATTATTACCCGCAAAGGCATGGACAATACAGTGAAGTTGATCTTTAAAGACACCGGCTCTGGCATTGCAGAAGAGATTCTGGAAAAAATATTTGACCCCTTTTTCACCACCAAACAGGTTGGCCAGGGCACCGGTATTGGCCTCTCTACCTGTTACGGCATTGTCAGTAATCACCAAGGCACAATAACTGCTTTAAATAACCAAGAAAAAGGCGCCTCTTTTACTGTCTTATTACCGGAGGCTATTTTGTAA